GCGGGCCAAAAATCcacactctcactctctcttaTTGCCTAAAGCATTAAGTTTCCTGGTCCTACATACCTGCCTACGTGCATTGCTCAAGTATCTGCTGGCGGTGAGTATTCTGTAAGGTGAGTAACGCGGCACAAAACGAAGGTCACAGGAATGACTCTGACATAAGGCAGGCATCGTGGTTATGGACTGACGGGGCTCTTTCATGACTATAATAGATTCACCTTTTGTACGCTTTTGCTGCTTCGGAGTCAATACTCGCAGCAGAGATACGCTATTTAAGCATATAGTTCCTTGAGTACACAATCTGGAAGGATCTTATTTTCTCACTGTGGGTAAGGTAGGGGAAGTCCCCGTATCAGTGTTGCAGAATTGTTAGTAACACTATTTGAAGACGTTTATAGAGGAAAGTATTTTTATGATGCATCGTTTACTGACATCAGAAAGTTAGCAAGCCCAGTGAATTTGGCTTTTGAAGGATGAAAGTATTTACCAAACATCTGGCTTGTAAATGTCTACTGGAGGCCAACAATAAAATTAGCTGTCTGTTGCGACTCCTTTTTGATCTCGAACGACACGTACCTGAGGTTTTCTCAAAGGATGGCCGGTATTATCATCCATCGCTCTACTGATAGATTCGCGCGCCGCCATGCTCCGACACCTGCAGGCATTTCAAGATACAAGCTAATGAGAGTGCTTATCGGCCCCTTCAGGGACTGAATTAATAGTGGTTCTAGCCGATGCTAAGCCTTGCAATCCCATTATACATCCCGGTATTCCATCGTACATTAGATAGATGGACGCATCATTGATTTGAGAGACCATACAACACTGGGCCAATGTCAATCCTTCCCACACCGTAAATAACAGGAGAGATGTCTGTATTTGATCTTCCAGAGCTTTGTGAATATCTTCGACTGAATGATACATCGTTGGGTTTATACGCGTCATGTTTCGAGCGAGCAAGCCTGAAAATAGTATAGATGATAGTGATGCTCGAATTATACCTTCATAAGGCGGGTGTATGGCCATATAGTTACTTTCAAGTCTGAGTCTCACATGAAAGATACCAATTACATGCTTATTTCCCCTAATTTTTACCGTTGTGCTGAGGTTGTTAATATGCAGCTCCGAGCCATAGATCTTTGGAGGTGCTTGACATACATCACGTGACTTgccacccctccccctcaggGACAATTTCTCTCGAGCCAGACGATGCAAACCATTATTGACCgtattctcttttcccttctgaTGGACGATTCCTAGTGGCTTTCATGATGTATCTCCCTGTCAGATCTAGACCCAAGAAGACCGATATTATCCGGTCACGCAATGGGTGCAAGAGTTGTAGGCAGAGGCGAACCAAAGTGCTTCCCCCTGGATATGCTAGACACGGCTCTTTTGATAACTGACATAAGGCTAGTGCGATGAAAATCAACCCACGTGTGGGACCTGTGCCAGGTTAGGCAAAACATGCGAGCGCTTTTCTGAGGTTGTGCAATTCCGTGTTGTGACTTCCTCAGATCCTCGAACCCCAAAGAAGCTGAGAGGTAAAGACCGCCCTCATGCACCTCTAGGGCTAAGTCACGCAGAACCTGGGAACGTCTGTTGTGGCAGTGTGGATCTGATAAGGTCGCTACAACATACAGAGCGGGACGTTTTCTACCTTACTTACTGGGAAGATCAGTGCCTGCCAAGTCTGCATCCCATACTCTGCACCTTTACTCAGTCAGCAGCGGCAAACGCAATGTTGAAGAATACAATGCTAGCCCTGTCAGCATGTAATCTCAGCCGCCTCAGTCCAGAAGACAGAATGCGCTCGGAGAGCTCTCACATGGGGAAGTTCAGACCCAACTTAATCCATCAGACCAGAAGTCAGCTTTACTATTCAGCTGCAATAAGCAGACTGATTAACACGCATCAGCTTGATGACCGGCGGGTAGCGATAACTGTCTTAGCCGTTATTGTTATCCTTTCGTATATGGAGTCTTCAATGGCTAACTTTACGGCCTTTTACTGTCATATGGATGGGATCTCTCGCTTTCTCACCAATCTGAATGATTATGTTCATGACGAGACAGTTCGGGGTCTTCTCATCACATGGATGCAAAGCCGGCTTTCGGTTTGGTGGACGCGATCCTACTTTAGCTCGGTAAAGCTGCAGCGACTTCTGCCATCGATCCCTCTGCCACGAATTCTTCAAGGACAGCCAAAGTCCTTGCATGAGCGCCGTGTCGAGATTATCAGTATAATGTGTGACTCGCATTATTTGAGTACTGCCTGCATACTTCGACACTGGGACTGTGATCAAAGCATCGAGACCGTAATTTCTGAACCATCAGATGAACCCGGCACTGATGCAGTGCATCACCACCTGCTCCTCACCCAACAAGTCCAACGTCTAGATCGCTGGATCCAGCACCTCCCATCCGCCGAACAGCCATTGATGGATTTAACCTCAACAGGCGATGTTACCACTCCACTGCGCTTCATCTCCCACGACGCAGCCCTAAACTACGCTTATTACCTCACCAGTTGTATCCTGCAATGCCAAAATAATTTCTGTACTCTTCCTTCAATATGCCCTACTATCGCAAGAATGGAAGGCCGAACAACAGACTCTTACATTTGTCTACTCCTCCGCATTGCTAAAGCCTCGCCCCCCGTCCATCACCTGACCAAAAATACATACACAATCGGCTTCACGAACCTTCTTCTCACCGCCCTCCTCCGCACCACGTCCGTTTCCCTTGCTATCGAGATCCAGAATTTTGTACAGAGCTTGGCCGACACCCTACCAACAGAAGAAGGCGGGTTCCCAATATACCAAGCCCTAGAGGTAATCAAGTTGATCAATGTGCGGAAAATGGCAGGGAAGGATGTGGTTGCTGTTTCGCAGCCGGTAGATGATCATGGTGGGGAACCAAAATATCAGTCTTATAACAGCCAGGCTATTCGGGATCTGTTCTTCCATGGGAGGGAACGCACGGGAGGCGCTTTATTCACGGAGCGAGTGGTTGTTTGCCGTCCAGGAAAATCAAATGGAGGagagtggagatggggaagaggaagaaaacggCCTGTTATCTATGTATCGAGGTCTGATAAATTCTGATCTTGACTAGTATGATCCGTAATTCTACCCTCAGCTCCCTTGATGTCCAAAGGATGATGGTAACATGAACTTTGTTGTTCTCTAAGCTAAGGACCGATCGTAACCTAGTATATAGTCAATGACACGCCTTAAAGCATCATGATAATACCCCGGACTTAAGGTTTCGTTGTAGGATTTGCAACAATTTTCAAGTTCAGTTTATGAAACCTGACCAGTTGGATAAGTGTAATTTGAAAGTTACTAGAAGGAAATTGCATTATTGACACAAGTCTCGTCCCGGTGACCACTTTCAGCTATCTGTGTACAGGTTTCCTCGAACATACTTCAGACCAGTATCACAGCCCACAGTCACCACTGTTTTCCCAGGACCCAGTTGCTTAGCCAACTGTATTGCGGCAACCACATTAAGACCCGAAGAAGTGCCAACCAAAagaccctcctccctcgctAGTCGTCGACACATGGCAcgcccttccccttcatcgATCGCCCGTGCCTCGTCATACCAGTCTTTGttaaggagaggaggagggaagccAATACCGATTCCTTCCACCGAGTGCTCGCCGCCATGACCCTTGGTCAAGGCAGGCGCCGAAGCAGGCTCAAGCACAGCTACATGGCACGCCGGCCAGCTCTGCTTCAGAGTTTTCCCGacacccatcaccatccctgCCCCCCCAACTGCGCCACAAAAGGCGTCAATAGGTTCCCCAACCTGTGCTAGTATCTCACGACCAAGGGTCTCGTAACCCGGAAAGACATCGGGATTGCTGAATTGGTCGGCGTAGTAATAAGAAGAATCCTTATCCTCTGTGGCAATTTGGCGTGCTCGCTCCCGCATACAAGGGATCAGCTGCGGTGTGATTTTTCCATTCTCACTCGGCACGATGTCCAGGTGCGCCCCAAACGCGGTCATGGTGttgagcttctccttcgcGAAGGCATCGGAGGAGACTACACGGAAGTTGTAGCCCTTGACGGCGCAGACAAAGGCGAGGGACGACCCGGTGCTGCCGCCGGTAGCTTCCAAAACTGTCATTCCTGGGCGAAGGTCCCCACGATGCTCTGCTTCCTCGATGACTGAGAGAGCCATGCGGTCCTTGTACGAGCCGGTAGGATTCAAGCTCTCTAGCTTCAGGAACACTCGAGCGCTGTTTGGAGGGACCACGCAGGTCAACTGAACACATGGTGTGTTTCCAATTGTGCCGAGGGCACTGTCGACACTTGGTAGGACTGACATTTTGTGGTACGTAGGAGCTGATGCGgatagagagaagagaagatgataggATGAGATTGTTAGAGGAACTGGAAAGTATGGGGATGTGTGTCGAGTGACTCAAAATTTAGTGTGGGAGTTACTTGAGATCTTCTAGCCCTACAGTCAAGACGCACCACTAATAGGATGGCCCTTACGACTTCAGGTTACTATGCGATCCAGAGTATGGAAAGTTGCGGAACTCTGTCGGATCGCCCTTTTCCACTTGCCACATGACCGTGTTTCACCAACCGCATATGGAAGGTCCAACCAGATCTCATCTTGGATAAGTGGCTCTAGGATATCCATGACCAGCAATTTCGTCCGACGTCCGAGTGGTTGCAATCGATTCTGTACTTTATCTAGACTACCTATAGATGGTTAGCGGAGAAGACGTGGGAAACTATCCCGGAATGCCAAGCCGGCGATTCACTACTGATACTAGCCTATTTGGGAGTACAGAAACGATGCTAACCGGATATGGTATAGCGTTGTTAAGTAGCGCCACCCGCAAAATAGTAGAGTAATTTGAAATAGTAATTTTCAGAGACCGCATCCCATCTCCACTTTCCCGGCTGGAACCATGAGGCCAAATCACATGGCTGACGGCAACTGTGGCAGATAGGGCCATAGAATGACAGTAATATACTGTATTGTGGTTGTCATCTCTCGGTCTCTTCGTAGAGAGTTCGGTGTTTGAGTCATTCAAACAGCCTTCGGGCAAAAACATGA
The window above is part of the Aspergillus luchuensis IFO 4308 DNA, chromosome 8, nearly complete sequence genome. Proteins encoded here:
- a CDS encoding Zn(II)2Cys6 transcription factor (COG:S;~EggNog:ENOG410PVBT;~InterPro:IPR036864,IPR001138;~PFAM:PF00172;~TransMembrane:1 (i204-229o);~go_function: GO:0000981 - DNA-binding transcription factor activity, RNA polymerase II-specific [Evidence IEA];~go_function: GO:0008270 - zinc ion binding [Evidence IEA];~go_process: GO:0006355 - regulation of transcription, DNA-templated [Evidence IEA]); the encoded protein is MMYLPVRSRPKKTDIIRSRNGCKSCRQRRTKCDENQPTCGTCARLGKTCERFSEVVQFRVVTSSDPRTPKKLRGKDRPHAPLGLSHAEPGNVCCGSVDLIRSLQHTERDVFYLTYWEDQCLPSLHPILCTFTQSAAANAMLKNTMLALSACNLSRLSPEDRMRSESSHMGKFRPNLIHQTRSQLYYSAAISRLINTHQLDDRRVAITVLAVIVILSYMESSMANFTAFYCHMDGISRFLTNLNDYVHDETVRGLLITWMQSRLSVWWTRSYFSSVKLQRLLPSIPLPRILQGQPKSLHERRVEIISIMCDSHYLSTACILRHWDCDQSIETVISEPSDEPGTDAVHHHLLLTQQVQRLDRWIQHLPSAEQPLMDLTSTGDVTTPLRFISHDAALNYAYYLTSCILQCQNNFCTLPSICPTIARMEGRTTDSYICLLLRIAKASPPVHHLTKNTYTIGFTNLLLTALLRTTSVSLAIEIQNFVQSLADTLPTEEGGFPIYQALEVIKLINVRKMAGKDVVAVSQPVDDHGGEPKYQSYNSQAIRDLFFHGRERTGGALFTERVVVCRPGKSNGGEWRWGRGRKRPVIYVSRSDKF
- a CDS encoding PLP-dependent cysteine synthase family protein (COG:E;~EggNog:ENOG410PVP2;~InterPro:IPR036052,IPR001926;~PFAM:PF00291), whose amino-acid sequence is MSVLPSVDSALGTIGNTPCVQLTCVVPPNSARVFLKLESLNPTGSYKDRMALSVIEEAEHRGDLRPGMTVLEATGGSTGSSLAFVCAVKGYNFRVVSSDAFAKEKLNTMTAFGAHLDIVPSENGKITPQLIPCMRERARQIATEDKDSSYYYADQFSNPDVFPGYETLGREILAQVGEPIDAFCGAVGGAGMVMGVGKTLKQSWPACHVAVLEPASAPALTKGHGGEHSVEGIGIGFPPPLLNKDWYDEARAIDEGEGRAMCRRLAREEGLLVGTSSGLNVVAAIQLAKQLGPGKTVVTVGCDTGLKYVRGNLYTDS